The DNA region CATTGTTGCAAATTTCAATAACTCAAATTCACGGCCATAGCGTCCAATTCGTTTTTGTTCATAAAAAACATAGTGTTCTCCTGTTAACTTTAGCCCAATTATTATAGGAATCATGAATGGTATCAAGATAATAATCGCAATACCAGAGAAAATAATATCAAAAAATCGAATCATGGGACAGTCTTTATAGATTGAACGCAGCGTTGGATAGATTCTTCAAAAGTAAATATATTATATGCTTCTATATTTGGGGATAATTTTCTGTCATATATCCTTGAACCAAATATTTTTCTAATAAGCCCAATTCTTCTTGATACTAAATAAAGCAAAGGATTAAATATCGTAATAAAATGGACACTCTTCCCCTGGCATTTTCTTGCGCATTCTATGATACTACTTGTTCCTACATATTCACTATTTTGGGGGTATACAATACCCGTTATGTTATTATAAAGGCAATTTAGAACAAACTCACAGAGATTGAAAATATATATCATGCTTCGCTGATTAGGTATATCAGGAAATATCATTGCTTTTCGACTAAATGAAATCAGCTTTTGAAAATTGCCTTTACAATTTTCACCATATACCATTGGCGTTCTAATTACAGTAACACAAAAATCTTCACTAACTAACTGTAATAATTGAATTTCTGCTTCAAGCTTGCTTTTCCCATAAAAATTAGAAGGCTTTGGTTTCGTTGTATTAGTAATAAACAATGTTTCATTAATTTGTAAATCATCGCCAAAAACAATCATACTGCTAAAAAAAACAAATTGCTTTACGCCTGCCATTTTTGCTTTTTTTGCAATTAAAATTGGCAAATCGCGATTTATTGCATAATATTTTTGTTCCATTTTTGGATCTGTAGATATATGCGCTATTCCAATTGTACATAGAATTATATCATAAATGCTAAAATCACTATCCATCCATGTATTATTACGCGCGGATACAAAATCAACGCTTACATCTTTTTTCCGTTCGCAATGCTTGCCAAAGGATTGCCCGATATAACTGTGTTCACCCAGAACCCCAATTTTAATTTTTACTTCCCCCTAGGATTTATCAAAATTTGATCTCGGAGTTAAGTGAGTAATTTATTATAGATTTCTAAATGTGTCTCTATCACACTTTTTAACGAAAAATTTATTTCGGCTAATTTTCTTGAATTCTCTCCCATCGTTTTTCTTAATGATTTATCATCTATCAATAGTTTGATTTTTTCAGCCAATATCTTGCTATTTTTTATAGGTACCAAATACCCATTGTACCCATCGATAACGGTATCTTTACAACCAATTGAATTAGTGGTAATTATTGGCCTACCTGCCGCGCATGCCTCAATGAGGGATTTTGGAATTCCCTCTCCGTAATAGGACGGAAATGCGAAAATATGCGATTCTTCAAGAATTTCTTGTATGTCTGTCCTGTGGCCAAGCCATTTAATATACGTCCCATCAGACAAAGCTTCCAACTCGGATCTTGTAAGCGATCTTGGGTTATCGTCAATATCGCCGCAGAGCAAAAATTCGACTTTATCTTGATATGAGTCTTTAAGTATAAGAGCCGCATCAACTAATTCGATAACCCCTTTGTCTCTTAACATTCTGGCGGTAAATAGAACTCGGATTTTTTTATCAGCAGATTCGGATTTATATTTAAATACATCTAAATCAACACCGGAACCTTTCAGTTTATAGGATTGATTTTTCTCTATTATGTTATTATTAATAAATACTTTTCGATCTTCGTCATTTTGAAATATAACAATACAATTCATATTTTTATGGGCGAATTTAAGCGCTTTTAGTATTATCGTTTTCACGAATTTATTCATTGCTAAAAATAATCCCTAAACCGCTTATTGCATTGACAACATTTTTTATGCCAGCTATTTTTGCGGCAATAGTTCCATAAAGAATAAGTTTCAATCCAACATGATGTATAATATCTGGTTTATTATCTTTATATATTCGTAGTAAATATAGGAATATATTGAACTCTTTAAATATATTCTGGATCGATCGTGGTTTAGGCAAATTAATAAAATTCAACCCCAATGATTCTATTTTATCTTTATTCCCAGTATCATAACTTATTATTGTAACATCAAACCCACTATTTTTTGCGGCAATAGCGATTTCCTTTCTATGGGAAAGAAAAAACCAGTCTACAATTACAACAATAAAGAGTTTTTTACTCATGATCCATAAGGATATTTTTTAGTATTTCTTCCGGGGCGTTCAGTGGTTCATCATACCAATTTCCATTTCTATCAAAATAACCTTTTGATTGTAAAAGCGTATTATGCGAAAAGGCGTAACTCATTTCAACAATTAAACCTTTCCCTGTATCAGAATTAACAACATAATCATATCCCATACATTGGAACCCTAGTTTATCACTGGCCTCAAAGGCGGAATTTATTATATCTTCGGTAATTAATAATTTATCGAAAAATATATCCCCTCCCCCAGACGCCCTAAAATCATTCTTTCTGACACGGCGCCCTATAAAACCAAGTTTGTTACCCACTACTATTATTTTCAAATCATATCCATAATTAGGAATAAACTCTTGAAAATAAACATATCCCCTTTCACGAGGAAATCGTGATGCATGTTTAAACGTTTTTAAAAACTCCGGGGTTCTTTTAATTCTTGATTTCATCAAATTCCAATTCTTCTTTGAAGAATCATAATTAGCCTTTGCCTTACCAAATATGCTGGGATGTGGACTATACCCATGTCCAAACATCTGTTTAGAATAATTCATTATTTGGCGCTTTGATCTTAATAGTTTTACGTTATGGGCGCCTGAACCATTTCTTAATTTAGCGATAATTGGCAACTGCCGTACTTCGTCTGTTAACCATTGTTTTACACTTTCGAGAGAATAAAACATATAAGACTCAGGAGTTGGAACATCGGCTGATTGCAATAGATATGTTTCAGCTATTTTATCATCAAAATGCCATACATCATTATAGCCAGGGAATATTTTTATATTTAGATGATTTGCAGTATATAAGATATTACGGGACATCTGCATATCCGTATGACTATAATTGTTAATGTGCCATAAAAGACAATCATAATTTTTTAATTTTTCTATAATATGTGCTTCATAACAGTCAACTATTTCATAATTTAATTTAGTTTTATCACAATACGATATCCATGCCTCTGTCCAAAGTGTCGAATGATCAAAAATTTTTTTGTTTTGATGTATTGCAATTCGTTTCATATATTTATCTCGATTCAAATTTAATTATTGATTATTTCTTCCCATGCTGAATTTGGTTTAAACCGCCAATCCATAGGAAATGAGATATTATTTAATAAAATATTAGATAAATCCTCTTGATTAGAACACATACTTATTTTATCAAGCGAATCTCTAAATAAAAATTTATTGCCAATTGAGTTTTTAACAGTCGGAATAAGGGTATAATCAAATTGAGCTATTTTACAAAATATATAATCAAATAATGCACTATTATTTGACACCAGAATTATACCCAACGGTTTAGGCGAAGGCTTTAATGGGCCTTCTTTTTCGCCAGATATAATCATATCGCCTATAGTAAGAATATTTCGTGGCGGCGAATTAAAATCAAGGTTACCATCTGCATGTCCATAAAGCAGAAGTGAATTTACATCTAAAATCGTTCTCCAGATTGTATCATTTCCATGCCATCTCCCATTGAAAAAATATTGCCCACTGGCAAATATATTTTTATATTTCATAATACAATATTGCATAAAACCGTAAAAAAACTGCATAAAAATATTTCTTTTTTCAATGTTTTTGCATCGTTGTCGGTCAAGCAAGGAAAAAATTTTACCTAATATAGATAATTTGTTACTTTCATCACCGCTATTCTCGGGTGCTCCAATTCTATAATGTGGTAAATAATCCTTTTCTGAACATATTCCAATAAAATTCTTTTGCGCTGCTGTTATTCCAGCAAATCGATGTGATTTTGGTTTTGGTAAATTTATTATCAAATCAGCTGTAAATATAGATTTATTAATTAAATATTTATGGTGATTTTTATTATGTCGATTATTAAGCTTATCATCCGGATAATTTATACTTCTATATCGTTGGTTTTGTTCTATATTCCCAAAATTGGAATTTCCTACTAAATCAAATTCAACAACTTCACATCTATTTTTATTTTTATTTTGTAATATAATTCTTTTTGATAAAAAATATTTAGATACAGTTATTCGAAAATCACTAACTAGAATATCAACACCTTTATTACGAACATAATCAAATAAACGGCGATACCCATGTGTTTCCATAAGAAAATCAAAATTACAATCTTGTATAGGCGCATCTCCGATTTCAATTATTTTCGCTTTAGCAACAACACAATAGTCAATTATACATCTTATTACGGATGGATGGGTAACAGTACAATCCAATCCTCCAATTTTGTTAACATGGTTCACCCAATTTGGTTTTAATAATATTCTTGATCCTGGCCTTACATAGTCTCCCAATGGGTTCCATTCTTTATTGCCAAAGTTTTCGCTATCCAACCCCATCCCGAACAAAGAATATCTGACCATATCATATACTTCGTTTTTAAATGGACTAATTGTATCATCAGAAAATGGATACTCTGGATAATGAATATGTGGACTGAAATATGCCTCTGAAGACGGATATGTGAAACAGTCACGTTTTTCCAAGTATATTTTACAATTCAAGGCTAATCCTTATTCAGCTAAAATAACTATAAGTCAAATCACATATATTATTAGGAATATTAAATGTAAGACACTTTATAGCGGCTATGCCTTTTATTACTCTTTTTTTGCTAAAATAAAACAAGATGATGTGTCATAGTCCTCATCAGACATATTTAAAAATCTGTCTGACAATTTGCTTCTTTTTATTGTTGGCCGCCCATATTGAGTTGCAGAATGGCATTCTTTTTCAAGAATAATAAATTTATTTCTTTTTAAGAATTCTAAATGAGTCGATAATGGTTCTCTATTAATTAAATATGGTCGCGCTCCTCTAATTTTTTTCCACTTTTTATTAGATATGGCCCAATGCCCATTCCATTCATATGTCTCTCCATGAGATTTAAAATCAATTTCATGTGAGGTAAAGCAACCGGAGTTTAATATCTGGGCCATAACAAAATAAAACTGTGGCAAATTATCTATATGTTCAAGTACTGCCTGAGATAATACAAAATCAACATTTGGATAATTTCCGGAATAATTTTCCCATGGCACAATATATTTAATTTTTATATTACCACTTGTATCTAGTGATGACTCTGTTAATAATTGTTTGATATTGTTAATCCGTTTATCTGAAAGAGCTTCATTTAAAATATTTTCATTAAATATATGAGAAGGAAATGAATAATCATCTAACAATGGCTTAATATTTGAAAATTCATTATTGTCCGGTATAGGGCTTTTTTCTTTAAACAAATTTATCAACTCATTGAAAATAGCAAGATTGGTACTTTTATTTGCATGCTCAACGATGTCAAAGGCATAATATTCATCTACCCCGGCAAGCATCATACATAATCCAATTCCCAGCGAATCGCCAGGTCCAAATTCCGCTATACTTCTTGGAATTTGTTTCATACCATTATTAAATAAATGAACAATATGCCTCATACAAATTGAATAACAATATCTTGCAGAATTAGTTCCACCAGTTCCTCTCTTTGGCTTAAAATCAGGATACTTTATTTTAATAATTCTTATACATAAATAATAAATTTTTCTGATAAAATATAATACCAAAAAATATAATTTTGATTTTTTCAATTTAAAGCCTTCCATCAACTATTGATTTATCCAGTACAGCCTTAGCATCATAAACAACATGAGAAGTTTTTAATAGCGATAAAACATCAATGGTATCAAATATCTTATGTCCAACCGCCAATACTACGCCATCAAATTTTTGTGTGGGACATTCTTTTATTATATCAATATTATATTCATGTTTAACTATCGCTTTGTCAGCTAATGGTTCATATATTGTAGTATTGATATTATATTCTTTAAAGACATTATAAATATCTATTACCCTTGTATTACGTACATCAGGGCAATTTTCTTTAAAAGTAAAACCCAATATTAAAATATTAGAATTTAATACATTTAACTGCTTTTTTATCATTAACTTTATTACCTGATTGGCGACATATTCTCCCATACCATCATTTGTTCTACGTCCTGCAAGAATAATTTCCGGGTGGTACCCATAATTTTGCGCACACTGCGCTAAATAATATGGATCAACGCCGATACAATGCCCGCCAACTAATCCAGGCTTAAAAGATAAAAAATTCCACTTAGTACCGGCAGCCTCTAATACATCATGGGTATCTATTTCCATTAAATTAAATATTTTTGATAATTCATTTACAAAGGCTATATTAATATCCCGTTGAGCATTTTCTATTACCTTAGCCGCTTCAGCGACTTTAATTGAAGGCGCCAAATGGGTTCCCGCTTCAATTACAGATGCATAAACTTCATTTATCTTTTTACCCGATTCATAAGTTGATCCTGATGTAATCTTTTTGATTTTTTCAACCGTATGCAATTTATCGCCGGGGTTTATTCGTTCAGGAGAA from Treponema primitia ZAS-2 includes:
- a CDS encoding glycosyltransferase codes for the protein MSKKLFIVVIVDWFFLSHRKEIAIAAKNSGFDVTIISYDTGNKDKIESLGLNFINLPKPRSIQNIFKEFNIFLYLLRIYKDNKPDIIHHVGLKLILYGTIAAKIAGIKNVVNAISGLGIIFSNE
- a CDS encoding glycosyltransferase family 4 protein, which codes for MKTIILKALKFAHKNMNCIVIFQNDEDRKVFINNNIIEKNQSYKLKGSGVDLDVFKYKSESADKKIRVLFTARMLRDKGVIELVDAALILKDSYQDKVEFLLCGDIDDNPRSLTRSELEALSDGTYIKWLGHRTDIQEILEESHIFAFPSYYGEGIPKSLIEACAAGRPIITTNSIGCKDTVIDGYNGYLVPIKNSKILAEKIKLLIDDKSLRKTMGENSRKLAEINFSLKSVIETHLEIYNKLLT
- a CDS encoding NAD-dependent epimerase/dehydratase family protein — translated: MKIGVLGEHSYIGQSFGKHCERKKDVSVDFVSARNNTWMDSDFSIYDIILCTIGIAHISTDPKMEQKYYAINRDLPILIAKKAKMAGVKQFVFFSSMIVFGDDLQINETLFITNTTKPKPSNFYGKSKLEAEIQLLQLVSEDFCVTVIRTPMVYGENCKGNFQKLISFSRKAMIFPDIPNQRSMIYIFNLCEFVLNCLYNNITGIVYPQNSEYVGTSSIIECARKCQGKSVHFITIFNPLLYLVSRRIGLIRKIFGSRIYDRKLSPNIEAYNIFTFEESIQRCVQSIKTVP
- a CDS encoding ATP-grasp domain-containing protein; the encoded protein is MKRIAIHQNKKIFDHSTLWTEAWISYCDKTKLNYEIVDCYEAHIIEKLKNYDCLLWHINNYSHTDMQMSRNILYTANHLNIKIFPGYNDVWHFDDKIAETYLLQSADVPTPESYMFYSLESVKQWLTDEVRQLPIIAKLRNGSGAHNVKLLRSKRQIMNYSKQMFGHGYSPHPSIFGKAKANYDSSKKNWNLMKSRIKRTPEFLKTFKHASRFPRERGYVYFQEFIPNYGYDLKIIVVGNKLGFIGRRVRKNDFRASGGGDIFFDKLLITEDIINSAFEASDKLGFQCMGYDYVVNSDTGKGLIVEMSYAFSHNTLLQSKGYFDRNGNWYDEPLNAPEEILKNILMDHE
- a CDS encoding DUF362 domain-containing protein, whose translation is MEKRDCFTYPSSEAYFSPHIHYPEYPFSDDTISPFKNEVYDMVRYSLFGMGLDSENFGNKEWNPLGDYVRPGSRILLKPNWVNHVNKIGGLDCTVTHPSVIRCIIDYCVVAKAKIIEIGDAPIQDCNFDFLMETHGYRRLFDYVRNKGVDILVSDFRITVSKYFLSKRIILQNKNKNRCEVVEFDLVGNSNFGNIEQNQRYRSINYPDDKLNNRHNKNHHKYLINKSIFTADLIINLPKPKSHRFAGITAAQKNFIGICSEKDYLPHYRIGAPENSGDESNKLSILGKIFSLLDRQRCKNIEKRNIFMQFFYGFMQYCIMKYKNIFASGQYFFNGRWHGNDTIWRTILDVNSLLLYGHADGNLDFNSPPRNILTIGDMIISGEKEGPLKPSPKPLGIILVSNNSALFDYIFCKIAQFDYTLIPTVKNSIGNKFLFRDSLDKISMCSNQEDLSNILLNNISFPMDWRFKPNSAWEEIINN
- a CDS encoding nucleotide sugar dehydrogenase, with translation MENIKVAVLGLGYVGLPLARLFSTKYPTVGFDINSERVKALLTGHDTTLEITDELLQSALRDGFICTSTIDDIRECNFYIVAVPTPVDKNNNPDLTPLYKASEVVGAVISNGDIVVYESTVYPGVTEEECIPIVERISGLRFNQDFFAGYSPERINPGDKLHTVEKIKKITSGSTYESGKKINEVYASVIEAGTHLAPSIKVAEAAKVIENAQRDINIAFVNELSKIFNLMEIDTHDVLEAAGTKWNFLSFKPGLVGGHCIGVDPYYLAQCAQNYGYHPEIILAGRRTNDGMGEYVANQVIKLMIKKQLNVLNSNILILGFTFKENCPDVRNTRVIDIYNVFKEYNINTTIYEPLADKAIVKHEYNIDIIKECPTQKFDGVVLAVGHKIFDTIDVLSLLKTSHVVYDAKAVLDKSIVDGRL